In Polaribacter sp. Hel_I_88, the following proteins share a genomic window:
- the folB gene encoding dihydroneopterin aldolase yields MGIIKVNNIKLYAFHGCLDEEAKIGSEYRVDVEVKADLKKSAKTDELSDTVDYVHLNHIVKEEMAIRSKLLEEVAQRILNRFFKELKMIQKATVSVSKINPPIGGNVEEVVIILSKKR; encoded by the coding sequence TTGGGAATCATAAAAGTAAACAACATCAAACTCTACGCTTTTCACGGTTGTTTAGATGAAGAAGCAAAAATAGGTTCAGAATACAGAGTGGATGTAGAAGTAAAAGCAGATTTAAAAAAATCAGCAAAAACAGATGAACTTTCTGATACTGTAGATTATGTACATTTAAATCATATTGTAAAAGAAGAAATGGCAATCCGTTCTAAATTACTAGAAGAAGTTGCGCAACGTATTTTAAATCGATTTTTTAAAGAATTAAAAATGATTCAAAAAGCAACGGTTTCTGTATCAAAAATAAACCCTCCAATAGGTGGAAATGTAGAAGAAGTTGTTATTATTTTATCAAAAAAACGATAA
- a CDS encoding Dps family protein encodes MKTNIGISEKNRKEVSDILGKLLADEFVLYTKTLRAHWNLEGHDFHTKHVFFEEHYDAIKIFTDSVAERIRKIGHYSPGTLKEFLDLTNLSEKYDGDNTSHDYTVALLKDHDTIIQYIRENLSKVGEDCKDVGSEDFLTGLMQEHEEMAWMLRATVAK; translated from the coding sequence ATGAAAACAAATATTGGAATATCAGAAAAAAACAGAAAAGAAGTATCAGACATATTAGGAAAATTATTAGCAGATGAATTTGTGTTATACACAAAAACATTAAGAGCTCACTGGAATTTAGAAGGACATGATTTCCACACAAAACATGTGTTTTTTGAGGAACATTATGATGCAATCAAAATTTTTACGGATAGTGTTGCAGAAAGAATTAGAAAAATTGGTCATTATTCGCCAGGAACTCTAAAAGAATTTTTAGATTTAACTAATTTATCTGAAAAATACGATGGAGATAATACAAGTCACGATTACACAGTAGCTTTGTTAAAAGATCATGATACAATTATTCAATATATTAGAGAAAACTTATCGAAAGTTGGTGAAGATTGTAAAGATGTCGGTTCAGAAGATTTCTTAACAGGATTAATGCAAGAGCATGAAGAAATGGCTTGGATGTTAAGAGCAACTGTTGCTAAATAA